A genomic segment from Deinococcus detaillensis encodes:
- a CDS encoding vWA domain-containing protein, with amino-acid sequence MTLALGLGLSASAQSATTNIQLILDASGSMLGKLPDGQTRIASAKATLTQFLGGLNADPGLNVGMRIYGAGLKAGAQCEDSVLVTPMKGFDKAALQTQVTAATPKGATPIVYSLMQAANDFPKDSSRKVIVLVTDGEESCGGKLNDAGAMFKKLGIEVDIRIIGIDLNEKARKSFEGVGTFENTRSGKELGEALGRATAAAQTGKYAVSGPKSAGAGSEVVIKWTGPNNPGDYVTVVKRGAPVGKYTNYFYTKAGNPGKLLAPLEPGEYELRYSSEKANPNPTLASALITLTPPTYGLSSSKSAGAGSEIEVKWTGPNNPGDYVTVVQKGAPVGKYTTYFYTSAGSPGKLIVPLDAGEYELRYSSEKANPNPTLASIPITLTAPKYGLTAPVSAKPGSRIQVKWTGPNNPGDYVTVVPKGTPVGQYKDYFYTRNGNPGTLNIPAQPGIYEIRYSSEKASPNPTLSSVNLEVR; translated from the coding sequence GTGACCCTGGCTCTTGGCCTGGGCCTTTCCGCCAGCGCCCAGAGCGCCACCACCAATATTCAACTGATTCTGGACGCGTCGGGGAGCATGCTGGGCAAACTGCCCGACGGCCAGACCCGGATCGCTTCGGCCAAAGCCACCCTCACCCAGTTTCTGGGAGGTTTGAACGCCGATCCCGGCTTGAATGTGGGCATGAGGATTTACGGCGCGGGGCTGAAAGCGGGCGCACAGTGCGAGGATTCCGTGCTGGTCACGCCCATGAAAGGCTTTGACAAGGCCGCGCTGCAAACTCAGGTGACGGCTGCCACACCAAAAGGGGCCACGCCCATCGTCTACTCCCTGATGCAGGCGGCCAACGACTTCCCGAAGGACAGCAGCCGCAAGGTCATCGTCCTCGTGACAGACGGTGAGGAGTCCTGCGGGGGCAAGCTGAATGACGCCGGGGCGATGTTTAAGAAGCTGGGCATCGAGGTGGACATCCGCATCATCGGCATCGACCTGAACGAAAAGGCCCGCAAGAGTTTTGAGGGCGTGGGAACGTTTGAAAACACCCGCAGCGGTAAGGAACTCGGTGAAGCGCTGGGCCGCGCCACCGCGGCCGCCCAGACAGGCAAATACGCCGTATCGGGTCCAAAATCTGCTGGGGCGGGCAGTGAAGTCGTGATCAAGTGGACAGGGCCAAATAATCCTGGCGATTACGTCACAGTGGTGAAAAGGGGTGCACCGGTGGGCAAATACACCAACTACTTCTATACCAAGGCGGGCAATCCTGGCAAGCTGCTCGCGCCGCTGGAGCCCGGCGAGTATGAACTGCGCTATTCCAGCGAGAAGGCCAATCCCAACCCCACCCTCGCCAGTGCGCTCATCACGCTGACGCCGCCGACGTACGGCCTGTCTTCCTCCAAATCCGCCGGGGCAGGCAGCGAGATTGAGGTCAAGTGGACCGGACCGAACAATCCCGGCGATTACGTGACGGTGGTGCAAAAAGGCGCTCCCGTCGGTAAGTACACCACCTACTTTTACACATCGGCAGGCAGCCCCGGCAAATTGATTGTGCCGCTGGACGCGGGCGAATACGAGCTACGTTACTCCAGTGAGAAGGCCAATCCCAACCCCACCCTCGCCAGCATTCCCATCACGCTGACCGCGCCAAAGTACGGCCTGACGGCCCCCGTCAGCGCCAAACCGGGCAGCCGCATTCAGGTCAAGTGGACCGGGCCGAACAATCCCGGCGACTACGTCACGGTGGTGCCCAAAGGCACGCCGGTCGGACAATACAAGGATTATTTCTACACCAGAAACGGCAATCCCGGTACGCTGAACATTCCTGCACAGCCCGGCATCTAC
- a CDS encoding universal stress protein: MFDHILVPIDGSPLSALALPVAAELARCHHSTLTVLYVVPPLPVIYGDSAYTFGTLETRERAKAEGQRLLEDARTALGSPNIRLLCLEDGNPRTAQAIADVAEQQQCSLVVMGTHGRSGLDRFFLGSVAEGVMRRIGVPVLLVREPKTTASPLSGTEESQRVAMLEASA, from the coding sequence ATGTTTGACCACATTCTCGTCCCGATTGACGGCAGCCCACTGAGTGCTCTTGCCCTGCCAGTTGCCGCCGAACTGGCCCGTTGCCACCACAGCACCTTGACCGTGCTGTACGTCGTGCCCCCGCTTCCCGTGATCTACGGCGATTCGGCCTATACCTTCGGCACTCTGGAGACCCGCGAACGCGCCAAAGCCGAGGGTCAGCGCCTGCTGGAAGACGCCCGCACGGCGCTGGGATCGCCCAACATCCGTTTGCTGTGCCTGGAGGACGGCAATCCGCGAACCGCTCAAGCGATTGCCGATGTGGCCGAGCAGCAGCAGTGCTCGCTGGTGGTGATGGGGACGCATGGCCGCAGCGGGCTGGACCGTTTCTTCCTGGGCAGCGTCGCCGAGGGCGTTATGCGCCGGATCGGGGTGCCGGTGTTGCTGGTGCGGGAACCCAAGACCACCGCCTCCCCGTTGAGCGGGACTGAGGAATCGCAGCGGGTAGCCATGCTGGAAGCCAGCGCCTGA
- a CDS encoding AOC03_06830 family ribosome hibernation factor yields the protein MFNLETVKHLQGLSARPSVTITLPTYRTSPDNQKDPIRLKNLVTETTNRLEAEYGKRETLKLREQLQELADSVNHEHNLDGLALFVSAAYQEVFKLPYRLPERVVLDDTFLTRDLVFAMNRTPQYLALMLTEKPTRLYLGRGPDLHEVRDYGFPREYSGPGTGVAVQMGIGASPSREIERALEEFMRQVDTGLRGAVQALPFPVVLVGLSENLGMFKRVSRNTELIVTEVEGGHDHLSAHDLGELIWPQMQAALRERRQDIFEQIEQASGHNRTVSDLDEAWQAALDGQVDTMVVEQNLHFPARVSQDGRRLTRLPSGGDGPDDAADAVDEMIEHVMQRGGRAVFVDDGELAATGGMVMLTRY from the coding sequence ATGTTCAATCTCGAAACTGTCAAGCACCTGCAAGGCCTGAGCGCCCGGCCCAGCGTCACCATCACGCTGCCCACCTACCGCACCTCGCCAGACAACCAGAAAGACCCGATTCGCCTCAAGAATCTGGTGACGGAGACCACGAACCGCTTGGAAGCCGAGTACGGCAAGCGCGAGACGCTGAAGCTCAGAGAACAGCTTCAAGAGTTGGCCGACAGCGTGAACCACGAACACAACTTGGACGGGCTGGCCCTGTTTGTCAGCGCCGCCTACCAGGAGGTCTTCAAGCTGCCTTACCGTTTGCCGGAACGCGTGGTGCTGGACGACACCTTCCTGACCCGTGATCTGGTCTTCGCCATGAACCGCACGCCGCAGTACCTGGCGCTGATGCTCACGGAAAAACCCACCCGGCTGTATCTGGGGCGCGGCCCTGATCTGCACGAGGTTCGGGATTACGGCTTCCCACGTGAATACAGCGGCCCCGGCACCGGTGTGGCTGTTCAGATGGGCATCGGGGCCTCGCCCAGCCGCGAGATCGAGCGGGCGCTGGAAGAGTTCATGCGGCAGGTAGACACCGGCCTGCGCGGGGCGGTGCAGGCGCTGCCCTTCCCGGTGGTGCTGGTGGGCCTGTCCGAGAACCTGGGGATGTTCAAACGGGTCAGCCGTAACACGGAGCTGATCGTCACGGAAGTCGAGGGCGGCCATGATCACCTAAGTGCCCATGATCTGGGCGAACTCATCTGGCCCCAGATGCAGGCGGCTCTGCGCGAACGCCGCCAGGACATCTTCGAGCAGATTGAGCAGGCCAGCGGACACAACCGGACGGTATCGGATTTGGATGAAGCCTGGCAAGCCGCGCTGGACGGACAGGTGGACACCATGGTGGTCGAGCAAAACCTGCACTTCCCCGCGCGGGTCAGCCAGGATGGCCGCCGCCTGACCCGGCTGCCCAGCGGTGGAGATGGCCCGGACGACGCCGCCGACGCCGTGGACGAGATGATCGAACACGTCATGCAACGCGGCGGGCGGGCGGTCTTCGTGGACGACGGCGAACTGGCCGCAACTGGCGGCATGGTGATGCTCACCCGCTACTGA